Proteins from one Ictidomys tridecemlineatus isolate mIctTri1 chromosome 14, mIctTri1.hap1, whole genome shotgun sequence genomic window:
- the Lzts1 gene encoding leucine zipper putative tumor suppressor 1, translating to MGSVSSLISGHSFHSKHCRASQYKLRKSSHLKKLNRYSDGLLRFGFSQDSSHGKSSSKMGKSEDFFYIKVSQKARGSHRPDYTALSSGDIGGQAGVDFDPSTPPKLMPFSNQLEMGSDKGAVRPTAFKPVLPRSGTVLHSSPESASHQLHLAPPDKPKEQELKPGLCSGALSDSGRNSMSSLPTHSTSSSYQLDPLVMPVGPTSRFGGSAHNITQGIILQDSNMMSLKALSFSDGGSKLAHPAKADKSSSCVRSPISTDECTVQELEQKLRQREGALQKLQRSFEEKEFASGPASEERARRSRDGSRDDPEGPEPKSSSKLKQASQKNQRTQQVLHLQVLQLQQEKWQLRQELESLMKEQDLLETKLRSYEREKTNLAPALEETQWEVCQKSGEISLLKQQLKESQTEVNAKASEILSLKAQLKDARGRLEGMELKTQDLESALRTKGLELEVCENELQRKKNESELLREKVNLLEQELLELRAQAALQRESAALGPAVTPTFSEDIPALQRELERLRAELKEERQGHDQMSSGFQQERQVWKEEKEKVIQYQKQLQQSYLAMYQRNQRLEKALQQLARGDGAGEPLEIDLEGADIPYEDIIATEI from the exons ATGGGCAGCGTCAGCAGCCTTATCTCCGGCCACAGCTTCCACAGCAAGCACTGCCGGGCCTCGCAGTACAAGCTGCGCAAGTCCTCCCACCTCAAGAAGCTCAACCGGTACTCTGATGGGCTGCTGAGATTCGGCTTCTCCCAGGACTCCAGTCACGGCAAGTCCAGCTCCAAAATGGGCAAGAGCGAGGACTTTTTCTACATCAAGGTCAGCCAGAAGGCCCGGGGCTCCCACCGCCCAGATTACACGGCACTGTCCAGTGGGGACATCGGGGGCCAGGCTGGGGTGGACTTTGACCCATCCACTCCACCCAAGCTCATGCCCTTCTCCAATCAGCTAGAAATG GGCTCAGACAAGGGGGCAGTGAGGCCCACGGCCTTCAAACCCGTGCTGCCGCGTTCGGGAACCGTCCTCCACTCCTCCCCCGAGAGTGCCAGCCACCAGCTGCACCTGGCCCCTCCGGACAAGCCCAAGGAGCAGGAGCTGAAGCCGGGCCTGTGCTCTGGGGCGCTGTCCGACTCGGGCCGGAACTCCATGTCCAGCCTGCCCACGCACAGCACCAGCAGCAGCTACCAGCTGGACCCGCTGGTCATGCCCGTGGGGCCCACCAGCCGTTTCGGGGGCTCGGCACACAACATCACGCAGGGCATCATCCTGCAGGACAGCAACATGATGAGCCTGAAGGCTCTGTCGTTCTCCGACGGGGGCAGCAAGCTGGCCCACCCGGCCAAGGCGGACAAGAGCTCCTCGTGCGTGCGCTCCCCCATCTCCACGGACGAGTGCACGGTCCAGGAGCTGGAGCAGAAGCTGCGGCAGAGGGAGGGCGCGCTGCAGAAGCTGCAGCGCAGCTTTGAGGAGAAGGAGTTCGCCTCGGGCCCGGCCTCAGAGGAGCGCGCCCGGCGCAGCAGGGACGGCAGCAGGGACGATCCGGAGGGCCCCGAGCCCAAGAGCAGCAGCAAGCTGAAGCAGGCCTCGCAGAAGAACCAGCGCACGCAGCAAGTGCTGCACCTGCAGGTGCTGCAGCTGCAGCAGGAGAAGTGGCAGCTGCGGCAGGAGCTCGAGAGCCTCATGAAGGAGCAGGACCTGCTGGAGACCAAGCTCAGGTCCTACGAGCGCGAGAAGACCAACTTGGCCCCGGCACTGGAGGAGACCCAGTGGGAG GTGTGCCAGAAGTCAGGTGAGATCTCCCTCCTCAAACAGCAGCTCAAGGAGTCGCAGACGGAGGTGAACGCCAAGGCCAGCGAGATCCTCAGTCTGAAGGCGCAGCTGAAGGACGCGAGGGGCCGGCTGGAGGGCATGGAGCTGAAGACCCAGGACCTGGAGAGCGCCCTGCGCACCAAGGGCCTGGAGCTGGAGGTCTGCGAGAACGAGCTGCAGCGCAAGAAGAACGAGTCAGAGCTGCTTCGCGAGAAGGTGAACCTGCTGGAGCAGGAGCTGCTGGAGCTGCGCGCGCAGGCGGCCCTGCAGCGGGAGAGCGCCGCCCTGGGCCCGGCGGTCACGCCCACCTTCTCGGAGGACATCCCCGCCCTGCAGCGGGAGCTGGAGCGGCTGCGGGCAGAGCTGAAGGAGGAGAGGCAAGGCCACGACCAGATGTCCTCGGGCTTCCAGCAGGAGCGGCAGGtgtggaaggaggagaaggagaaggtgaTCCAGTACCAGAAGCAACTGCAGCAGAGCTACCTGGCCATGTACCAGCGCAACCAGCGCCTGGAGAAGGCCCTGCAGCAGCTGGCTCGCGGGGACGGGGCTGGGGAGCCCCTTGAGATTGACCTGGAAGGAGCTGACATCCCCTACGAGGACATCATAGCCACTGAGATCTGA